A section of the Oryza sativa Japonica Group chromosome 1, ASM3414082v1 genome encodes:
- the LOC4326189 gene encoding glutathione S-transferase T3 isoform X1, with translation MSTAAAGRKKKGGTPEASDAAAAAPARTLGCGVGSATAALPFSRGGRGVGLAPPPRSLGRGGGPAVAAIPPGGFPSYSASMDGFPFPPPFDGSYRGGFPSSSAWLDASGGDESSPGSWDKDVHPRGGFMSYFGNHAQNSHLVGAPIYIADASSPPEVEILQGNDDGNGNGNVRTEKRILWTEEEDIILMSAWIEHSTDSTCGADKGGGQYWGEVVESYNKTTPPLRKRNLKQCKDRWHKINRWTDLFECAYVKARRIFTSGYSNQMWIDAAHKFYVDDNKEAKLGPFVLMEVWKICREVSKWKTYNDNLRNARKRKSFHLEGDSEEADDTFDEMPKRPMGQKAAKKAALDAKIKSNGLGSSDDGHSKESPIQLDKFDRYSKFQEENNDKRMKLLDRQEKISSEKLEATKIAHLTAQEYKEGRKLEKESKMMETYNSLISQDTSSMSAEEKAQRVSMMKCLMKTLFPESD, from the exons ATGTCCACGGCGGCTGCAGGtaggaagaagaagggaggcACACCTGAGGCCtcagatgcggcggcggcagccccaGCCCGTACCCTAGGTTGTGGTGTtgggtcggcgacggcggctctcCCCTTCAGTCGTGGCGGCCGCGGTGTCGGGTTAGCACCGCCGCCCCGCTCTCTCGGCCGTGGTGGCGGGCCAGCAGTGGCAGCAATCCCTCCAGGCGGCTTCCCCAGTTATTCAGCGTCCATGGATGGATTTCCCTTCCCTCCACCTTTTGATGGATCCTACAGAGGTGGATTCCCCAGCTCTTCAGCTTGGTTGGATGCGTCCGGTGGTGATGAATCTTCTCCTGGATCATG GGATAAAGATGTACATCCACGTGGTGGTTTCATGAGCTATTTTGGAAATCATGCACAAAACTCTCATTTGGTTGGTGCGCCTATTTACATTGCTGATGCTAGTTCACCACCAGAGGTGGAAATTTTACAAGGCAATGATGATGGAAATGGCAATGGCAATGTTAGGACTGAGAAGAGGATACTGTGGACAGAGGAAGAGGATATCATATTGATGAGTGCTTGGATAGAGCATTCAACTGACTCTACATGTGGAGCAGATAAGGGAGGTGGCCAATATTGGGGTGAAGTTGTTGAATCGTACAACAAGACTACCCCACCTCTCAGAAAAAGAAATCTGAAGCAATGCAAGGATAGATGGCACAAGATTAATAGGTGGACGGATCTCTTTGAGTGTGCTTATGTAAAGGCTCGTAGAATTTTTACAAGTGGATATTCTAATCAAATGTGGATTGATGCAGCACACAAGTTTTATGTGGATGACAATAAAGAGGCAAAGCTAGGACCCTTTGTGCTGATGGAGGTTTGGAAAATATGCCGAGAAGTCTCAAAGTGGAAAACATACAATGATAACCTGAGGAATGCACGTAAAAGGAAATCATTTCACTTGGAAGGAGACTCTGAGGAAGCTGATGACACTTTTGATGAGATGCCAAAGCGACCAATGGGTCAGAAGGCCGCTAAAAAGGCAGCTCTAGATGCAAAAATCAAGTCAAATGGTTTGGGCAGTAGTGATGATGGTCACTCAAAGGAGTCTCCTATTCAGTTAGACAAATTTGATAGATATAGCAAATTCCAGGAGGAAAACAATGACAAGCGCATGAAACTATTGGACAGACAGGAAAAAATATCTTCTGAGAAGCTAGAGGCCACAAAAATTGCCCACCTTACAGCACAAGAGTACAAAGAAGGAAGGAAGCTTGAGAAAGAGTCAAAGATGATGGAGACTTATAACAGCCTCATCTCACAAGATACAAGTTCAATGTCTGCTGAGGAAAAGGCGCAGCGAGTTAGTATGATGAAGTGTCTTATGAAAACTCTTTTCCCTGAATCTGATTGA
- the LOC4326189 gene encoding glutathione S-transferase T3 isoform X2, with translation MDGFPFPPPFDGSYRGGFPSSSAWLDASGGDESSPGSWDKDVHPRGGFMSYFGNHAQNSHLVGAPIYIADASSPPEVEILQGNDDGNGNGNVRTEKRILWTEEEDIILMSAWIEHSTDSTCGADKGGGQYWGEVVESYNKTTPPLRKRNLKQCKDRWHKINRWTDLFECAYVKARRIFTSGYSNQMWIDAAHKFYVDDNKEAKLGPFVLMEVWKICREVSKWKTYNDNLRNARKRKSFHLEGDSEEADDTFDEMPKRPMGQKAAKKAALDAKIKSNGLGSSDDGHSKESPIQLDKFDRYSKFQEENNDKRMKLLDRQEKISSEKLEATKIAHLTAQEYKEGRKLEKESKMMETYNSLISQDTSSMSAEEKAQRVSMMKCLMKTLFPESD, from the exons ATGGATGGATTTCCCTTCCCTCCACCTTTTGATGGATCCTACAGAGGTGGATTCCCCAGCTCTTCAGCTTGGTTGGATGCGTCCGGTGGTGATGAATCTTCTCCTGGATCATG GGATAAAGATGTACATCCACGTGGTGGTTTCATGAGCTATTTTGGAAATCATGCACAAAACTCTCATTTGGTTGGTGCGCCTATTTACATTGCTGATGCTAGTTCACCACCAGAGGTGGAAATTTTACAAGGCAATGATGATGGAAATGGCAATGGCAATGTTAGGACTGAGAAGAGGATACTGTGGACAGAGGAAGAGGATATCATATTGATGAGTGCTTGGATAGAGCATTCAACTGACTCTACATGTGGAGCAGATAAGGGAGGTGGCCAATATTGGGGTGAAGTTGTTGAATCGTACAACAAGACTACCCCACCTCTCAGAAAAAGAAATCTGAAGCAATGCAAGGATAGATGGCACAAGATTAATAGGTGGACGGATCTCTTTGAGTGTGCTTATGTAAAGGCTCGTAGAATTTTTACAAGTGGATATTCTAATCAAATGTGGATTGATGCAGCACACAAGTTTTATGTGGATGACAATAAAGAGGCAAAGCTAGGACCCTTTGTGCTGATGGAGGTTTGGAAAATATGCCGAGAAGTCTCAAAGTGGAAAACATACAATGATAACCTGAGGAATGCACGTAAAAGGAAATCATTTCACTTGGAAGGAGACTCTGAGGAAGCTGATGACACTTTTGATGAGATGCCAAAGCGACCAATGGGTCAGAAGGCCGCTAAAAAGGCAGCTCTAGATGCAAAAATCAAGTCAAATGGTTTGGGCAGTAGTGATGATGGTCACTCAAAGGAGTCTCCTATTCAGTTAGACAAATTTGATAGATATAGCAAATTCCAGGAGGAAAACAATGACAAGCGCATGAAACTATTGGACAGACAGGAAAAAATATCTTCTGAGAAGCTAGAGGCCACAAAAATTGCCCACCTTACAGCACAAGAGTACAAAGAAGGAAGGAAGCTTGAGAAAGAGTCAAAGATGATGGAGACTTATAACAGCCTCATCTCACAAGATACAAGTTCAATGTCTGCTGAGGAAAAGGCGCAGCGAGTTAGTATGATGAAGTGTCTTATGAAAACTCTTTTCCCTGAATCTGATTGA
- the LOC4326190 gene encoding dEAD-box ATP-dependent RNA helicase 40, with translation MSAGTAPAAPRYAPDDPSLPKPWRGLVDGTTGYLYYWNPETNITQYEKPLPPEDQLPPPPPLPPPPPRSGRGDRDRDRRDRSRSRTPPRRDHRDRDRDRDRRHDDHRSAPSHHHPLPAAAAIAADDPSTEAYRHRHEITVVGDNVPAPITSFETGGFPPEILKEIQRAGFSSPTPIQAQSWPIALQCQDVVAIAKTGSGKTLGYLLPGFMHIKRLQNNPRSGPTVLVLAPTRELATQILEEAVKFGRSSRISSTCLYGGAPKGPQLRDLDRGVDVVVATPGRLNDILEMRRISLKQVSYLVLDEADRMLDMGFEPQIRKIVKEIPPRRQTLMYTATWPKEVRRIAEDLLVHPVQVTIGSVDELVANSAITQNVELITPSEKLRRLEQILRSQDSGSKVLIFCTTKRMCDQLARTLTRQFGASAIHGDKSQSEREKVLSHFRSGRSPILVATDVAARGLDIKDIRVVINYDFPTGIEDYVHRIGRTGRAGATGVAYTFFCDQDSKYAADLIKILEGANQRVPRDLADMASRGGRGGRKRNRWATRSDRGGSHSELDSRYGGRDGLSGSSGRLDSSRSSRRHDYGDDGRSRRSGRGRSRSRSRSDSDRYSRSPKRSRRHSRSRTRSRSRSRSRSYTRNRRASRSRSRSPGASRRHERSATGSGSALPDSGHGERKRTPEADPSRNHTNHSDPKDDRHPEDGKVGKVDLDRSPTPQDKSGPYSPAYNGKTSRSVSPGNQVEGNNKAAEVSKNPDPSSPPHHGKTREDEEEGMIDEDGEIADDPRANATVQNGGDN, from the exons ATGTCGGCAGGGACCGCCCCGGCCGCGCCGCGGTACGCGCCGGACGACCCGTCGCTCCCCAAGCCGTGGCGCGGGCTCGTCGACGGCACCACCGGCTACCTCTACTACTGGAACCCGGAGACCAACATCACCCAGTACGAGAAGCCGCTGCCGCCCGAGGACcagctcccgccgcccccgccgctccccccgccgcctccccgctccGGCCGAGGCGACCGAGACCGCGACCGCCGCGACCGCTCCCGATCCCGCACCCCGCCGCGGCGCGACCACCGGGACCGCGACCGGGACCGCGACAGGCGCCACGACGACCACAGGTCGGCGCCTTCCCACCACCATCCtcttccggccgccgccgccatcgccgccgatgATCCCTCCACCGAGGCGTATCGCCACCGCCACGAGATCACCGTTGTC GGGGACAACGTGCCAGCTCCGATAACTTCGTTTGAGACTGGTGGATTCCCACCGGAAATCCTCAAGGAG ATACAACGTGCTGGATTCTCAAGTCCAACGCCAATCCAAGCTCAGTCATGGCCAATTGCCTTGCAGTGTCAAGATGTTGTAGCTATTGCAAAGACAGGATCTGGAAAAACTCTTGGGTATCTACTTCCTGGATTTATGCATATTAAACGCTTGCAAAACAACCCAAGGTCTGGTCCAACAGTGCTAGTTTTGGCACCGACAAGGGAGCTTGCAACTCAGATTTTGGAAGAAGCTGTGAAATTTGGCAGATCATCAAGAATTTCTTCCACG TGTCTATATGGTGGTGCTCCAAAAGGCCCCCAGCTAAGAGATTTGGATAGAGGGGTCGATGTCGTTGTTGCTACACCAGGAAGGTTGAATGACATCCTAGAAATGCGAAGGATAAGCCTTAAGCAAGTGTCGTACCTTGTTCTAGATGAAGCTGACCGTATGTTGGACATGGGATTTGAACCACAAATTCGGAAGATAGTGAAAGaaattcctcctcgtcggcaaaCCCTCATGTACACTGCTACTTGGCCTAAGGAAGTCCGACGAATTGCAGAGGATCTTCTTGTTCACCCTGTCCAGGTGACCATTGGAAGTGTTGATGAGCTTGTTGCTAATAGTGCTATTACTCAG AATGTGGAGCTGATCACACCGTCCGAAAAGCTTCGCCGTCTGGAGCAAATTTTGCGATCCCAGGATTCAGGTTCGAAGGTACTAATATTCTGTACCACTAAGAGAATGTGCGACCAACTTGCAAGGACACTTACTAGGCAATTTGGAGCTTCTGCCATTCATGGTGATAAGTCCCAAAGTGAAAGAGAGAAGGTCCTGAGCCATTTTAGATCTGGGCGATCTCCTATTTTGGTTGCAACAGATGTTGCTGCACGAGGCTTAGACATCAAAGATATcag GGTTGTGATCAATTATGATTTCCCCACTGGCATTGAAGATTATGTTCACCGGATTGGCAGGACTGGAAGGGCTGGTGCCACTGGTGTGGCCTATACGTTTTTCTGTGACCAGGATTCAAAATATGCTGCTGATCTTATTAAAATTCTGGAAGGCGCAAACCAACGTGTGCCTCGTGACTTGGCGGACATGGCCTCTCGGGGTGGGCGTGGTGGTAGGAAGCGTAACCGGTGGGCAACCCGCTCTGATAGGGGTGGTTCGCATTCTGAACTGGATTCTAGGTATGGTGGAAGAGATGGTCTGTCAGGGTCTTCTGGCAGATTGGATAGTAGTCGCAGTAGTCGCAG GCATGACTATGGTGATGATGGACGGTCTCGCAGGTCTGGGAGAGGTCGCAGTAGGAGCCGTAGCAGAAGTGACAGTGATAGGTATAGCCGAAGTCCTAAGAGGTCACGCCGTCATAGCCGTAGCAGGACCAGGAGTCGGAGCCgaagcaggagcaggagctACACTAGGAACCGTCGTGCTAGCCGCAGCAGGAGCCGTAGCCCTGGTGCTAGCCGTAGGCATGAAAGAAGCGCTACTGGCTCTGGGTCTGCACTGCCAGACTCTGGGCACGGTGAGCGCAAAAGAACACCAGAAGCTGACCCATCAAGAAACCATACAAACCACTCAGACCCGAAAGATGACCGACACCCAGAGGATGGGAAGGTGGGAAAGGTTGATCTCGATCGGTCGCCTACTCCACAAGACAAGTCTGGCCCATATAGTCCTGCTTACAATGGAAAAACCAGTCGCTCAGTGAGCCCTGGTAATCAGGTGGAAGGAAACAACAAAGCTGCGGAGGTTTCTAAGAATCCTGATCCTTCATCGCCACCCCATCATGGTAAGACCAGGGAGGACGAAGAGGAAGGTATGATAGATGAAGATGGAGAGATAGCTGATGATCCTCGGGCAAATGCAACCGTGCAGAATGGCGGTGATAATTGA
- the LOC4326190 gene encoding dEAD-box ATP-dependent RNA helicase 40 isoform X2, with protein MLLEPFLLHLAHIQRAGFSSPTPIQAQSWPIALQCQDVVAIAKTGSGKTLGYLLPGFMHIKRLQNNPRSGPTVLVLAPTRELATQILEEAVKFGRSSRISSTCLYGGAPKGPQLRDLDRGVDVVVATPGRLNDILEMRRISLKQVSYLVLDEADRMLDMGFEPQIRKIVKEIPPRRQTLMYTATWPKEVRRIAEDLLVHPVQVTIGSVDELVANSAITQNVELITPSEKLRRLEQILRSQDSGSKVLIFCTTKRMCDQLARTLTRQFGASAIHGDKSQSEREKVLSHFRSGRSPILVATDVAARGLDIKDIRVVINYDFPTGIEDYVHRIGRTGRAGATGVAYTFFCDQDSKYAADLIKILEGANQRVPRDLADMASRGGRGGRKRNRWATRSDRGGSHSELDSRYGGRDGLSGSSGRLDSSRSSRRHDYGDDGRSRRSGRGRSRSRSRSDSDRYSRSPKRSRRHSRSRTRSRSRSRSRSYTRNRRASRSRSRSPGASRRHERSATGSGSALPDSGHGERKRTPEADPSRNHTNHSDPKDDRHPEDGKVGKVDLDRSPTPQDKSGPYSPAYNGKTSRSVSPGNQVEGNNKAAEVSKNPDPSSPPHHGKTREDEEEGMIDEDGEIADDPRANATVQNGGDN; from the exons ATGCTGTTAGAGCCTTTTCTACTTCACCTTGCGCAT ATACAACGTGCTGGATTCTCAAGTCCAACGCCAATCCAAGCTCAGTCATGGCCAATTGCCTTGCAGTGTCAAGATGTTGTAGCTATTGCAAAGACAGGATCTGGAAAAACTCTTGGGTATCTACTTCCTGGATTTATGCATATTAAACGCTTGCAAAACAACCCAAGGTCTGGTCCAACAGTGCTAGTTTTGGCACCGACAAGGGAGCTTGCAACTCAGATTTTGGAAGAAGCTGTGAAATTTGGCAGATCATCAAGAATTTCTTCCACG TGTCTATATGGTGGTGCTCCAAAAGGCCCCCAGCTAAGAGATTTGGATAGAGGGGTCGATGTCGTTGTTGCTACACCAGGAAGGTTGAATGACATCCTAGAAATGCGAAGGATAAGCCTTAAGCAAGTGTCGTACCTTGTTCTAGATGAAGCTGACCGTATGTTGGACATGGGATTTGAACCACAAATTCGGAAGATAGTGAAAGaaattcctcctcgtcggcaaaCCCTCATGTACACTGCTACTTGGCCTAAGGAAGTCCGACGAATTGCAGAGGATCTTCTTGTTCACCCTGTCCAGGTGACCATTGGAAGTGTTGATGAGCTTGTTGCTAATAGTGCTATTACTCAG AATGTGGAGCTGATCACACCGTCCGAAAAGCTTCGCCGTCTGGAGCAAATTTTGCGATCCCAGGATTCAGGTTCGAAGGTACTAATATTCTGTACCACTAAGAGAATGTGCGACCAACTTGCAAGGACACTTACTAGGCAATTTGGAGCTTCTGCCATTCATGGTGATAAGTCCCAAAGTGAAAGAGAGAAGGTCCTGAGCCATTTTAGATCTGGGCGATCTCCTATTTTGGTTGCAACAGATGTTGCTGCACGAGGCTTAGACATCAAAGATATcag GGTTGTGATCAATTATGATTTCCCCACTGGCATTGAAGATTATGTTCACCGGATTGGCAGGACTGGAAGGGCTGGTGCCACTGGTGTGGCCTATACGTTTTTCTGTGACCAGGATTCAAAATATGCTGCTGATCTTATTAAAATTCTGGAAGGCGCAAACCAACGTGTGCCTCGTGACTTGGCGGACATGGCCTCTCGGGGTGGGCGTGGTGGTAGGAAGCGTAACCGGTGGGCAACCCGCTCTGATAGGGGTGGTTCGCATTCTGAACTGGATTCTAGGTATGGTGGAAGAGATGGTCTGTCAGGGTCTTCTGGCAGATTGGATAGTAGTCGCAGTAGTCGCAG GCATGACTATGGTGATGATGGACGGTCTCGCAGGTCTGGGAGAGGTCGCAGTAGGAGCCGTAGCAGAAGTGACAGTGATAGGTATAGCCGAAGTCCTAAGAGGTCACGCCGTCATAGCCGTAGCAGGACCAGGAGTCGGAGCCgaagcaggagcaggagctACACTAGGAACCGTCGTGCTAGCCGCAGCAGGAGCCGTAGCCCTGGTGCTAGCCGTAGGCATGAAAGAAGCGCTACTGGCTCTGGGTCTGCACTGCCAGACTCTGGGCACGGTGAGCGCAAAAGAACACCAGAAGCTGACCCATCAAGAAACCATACAAACCACTCAGACCCGAAAGATGACCGACACCCAGAGGATGGGAAGGTGGGAAAGGTTGATCTCGATCGGTCGCCTACTCCACAAGACAAGTCTGGCCCATATAGTCCTGCTTACAATGGAAAAACCAGTCGCTCAGTGAGCCCTGGTAATCAGGTGGAAGGAAACAACAAAGCTGCGGAGGTTTCTAAGAATCCTGATCCTTCATCGCCACCCCATCATGGTAAGACCAGGGAGGACGAAGAGGAAGGTATGATAGATGAAGATGGAGAGATAGCTGATGATCCTCGGGCAAATGCAACCGTGCAGAATGGCGGTGATAATTGA
- the LOC4326190 gene encoding dEAD-box ATP-dependent RNA helicase 40 isoform X1, with the protein MLLEPFLLHLAHASQHILDALSFIQRAGFSSPTPIQAQSWPIALQCQDVVAIAKTGSGKTLGYLLPGFMHIKRLQNNPRSGPTVLVLAPTRELATQILEEAVKFGRSSRISSTCLYGGAPKGPQLRDLDRGVDVVVATPGRLNDILEMRRISLKQVSYLVLDEADRMLDMGFEPQIRKIVKEIPPRRQTLMYTATWPKEVRRIAEDLLVHPVQVTIGSVDELVANSAITQNVELITPSEKLRRLEQILRSQDSGSKVLIFCTTKRMCDQLARTLTRQFGASAIHGDKSQSEREKVLSHFRSGRSPILVATDVAARGLDIKDIRVVINYDFPTGIEDYVHRIGRTGRAGATGVAYTFFCDQDSKYAADLIKILEGANQRVPRDLADMASRGGRGGRKRNRWATRSDRGGSHSELDSRYGGRDGLSGSSGRLDSSRSSRRHDYGDDGRSRRSGRGRSRSRSRSDSDRYSRSPKRSRRHSRSRTRSRSRSRSRSYTRNRRASRSRSRSPGASRRHERSATGSGSALPDSGHGERKRTPEADPSRNHTNHSDPKDDRHPEDGKVGKVDLDRSPTPQDKSGPYSPAYNGKTSRSVSPGNQVEGNNKAAEVSKNPDPSSPPHHGKTREDEEEGMIDEDGEIADDPRANATVQNGGDN; encoded by the exons ATGCTGTTAGAGCCTTTTCTACTTCACCTTGCGCATGCAAGTCAACACATCTTGGATGCACTTTCTTTT ATACAACGTGCTGGATTCTCAAGTCCAACGCCAATCCAAGCTCAGTCATGGCCAATTGCCTTGCAGTGTCAAGATGTTGTAGCTATTGCAAAGACAGGATCTGGAAAAACTCTTGGGTATCTACTTCCTGGATTTATGCATATTAAACGCTTGCAAAACAACCCAAGGTCTGGTCCAACAGTGCTAGTTTTGGCACCGACAAGGGAGCTTGCAACTCAGATTTTGGAAGAAGCTGTGAAATTTGGCAGATCATCAAGAATTTCTTCCACG TGTCTATATGGTGGTGCTCCAAAAGGCCCCCAGCTAAGAGATTTGGATAGAGGGGTCGATGTCGTTGTTGCTACACCAGGAAGGTTGAATGACATCCTAGAAATGCGAAGGATAAGCCTTAAGCAAGTGTCGTACCTTGTTCTAGATGAAGCTGACCGTATGTTGGACATGGGATTTGAACCACAAATTCGGAAGATAGTGAAAGaaattcctcctcgtcggcaaaCCCTCATGTACACTGCTACTTGGCCTAAGGAAGTCCGACGAATTGCAGAGGATCTTCTTGTTCACCCTGTCCAGGTGACCATTGGAAGTGTTGATGAGCTTGTTGCTAATAGTGCTATTACTCAG AATGTGGAGCTGATCACACCGTCCGAAAAGCTTCGCCGTCTGGAGCAAATTTTGCGATCCCAGGATTCAGGTTCGAAGGTACTAATATTCTGTACCACTAAGAGAATGTGCGACCAACTTGCAAGGACACTTACTAGGCAATTTGGAGCTTCTGCCATTCATGGTGATAAGTCCCAAAGTGAAAGAGAGAAGGTCCTGAGCCATTTTAGATCTGGGCGATCTCCTATTTTGGTTGCAACAGATGTTGCTGCACGAGGCTTAGACATCAAAGATATcag GGTTGTGATCAATTATGATTTCCCCACTGGCATTGAAGATTATGTTCACCGGATTGGCAGGACTGGAAGGGCTGGTGCCACTGGTGTGGCCTATACGTTTTTCTGTGACCAGGATTCAAAATATGCTGCTGATCTTATTAAAATTCTGGAAGGCGCAAACCAACGTGTGCCTCGTGACTTGGCGGACATGGCCTCTCGGGGTGGGCGTGGTGGTAGGAAGCGTAACCGGTGGGCAACCCGCTCTGATAGGGGTGGTTCGCATTCTGAACTGGATTCTAGGTATGGTGGAAGAGATGGTCTGTCAGGGTCTTCTGGCAGATTGGATAGTAGTCGCAGTAGTCGCAG GCATGACTATGGTGATGATGGACGGTCTCGCAGGTCTGGGAGAGGTCGCAGTAGGAGCCGTAGCAGAAGTGACAGTGATAGGTATAGCCGAAGTCCTAAGAGGTCACGCCGTCATAGCCGTAGCAGGACCAGGAGTCGGAGCCgaagcaggagcaggagctACACTAGGAACCGTCGTGCTAGCCGCAGCAGGAGCCGTAGCCCTGGTGCTAGCCGTAGGCATGAAAGAAGCGCTACTGGCTCTGGGTCTGCACTGCCAGACTCTGGGCACGGTGAGCGCAAAAGAACACCAGAAGCTGACCCATCAAGAAACCATACAAACCACTCAGACCCGAAAGATGACCGACACCCAGAGGATGGGAAGGTGGGAAAGGTTGATCTCGATCGGTCGCCTACTCCACAAGACAAGTCTGGCCCATATAGTCCTGCTTACAATGGAAAAACCAGTCGCTCAGTGAGCCCTGGTAATCAGGTGGAAGGAAACAACAAAGCTGCGGAGGTTTCTAAGAATCCTGATCCTTCATCGCCACCCCATCATGGTAAGACCAGGGAGGACGAAGAGGAAGGTATGATAGATGAAGATGGAGAGATAGCTGATGATCCTCGGGCAAATGCAACCGTGCAGAATGGCGGTGATAATTGA
- the LOC4326191 gene encoding uncharacterized protein, translated as MEPARRSTAASDGGGGSSAAGSDGEDDRYLSASSALGTPSSLATLLPSSDLWDHQMDLLLLDDPVAGFPKAHQLTRLHPPPEPPRPDPPAPAAAGDAVLPRPPEPDPTQVDNLDDNHLFDDMVQEMEHILLNSGEPHESASFTDYRANNSSQAHHFRDGSTTASTSGTDDAYVYPLPHHPSKIDWVEVVGAKQRTGDVSFGERMVGVREYTVYLLKVKSGEDDWEIERRYREFYALYQQLKLLFAEKGFSLPPAWRNVEKESSKLFGNASPDIVNERSSLIQDCLCSLLVSSYPFGTPTPLVSFLSPGSPAYEYSLLKTLIPRSLQRLSSDSHSKGSSCNGTSHKDSASMGKTISLVVEDRPRKSTRQLLELQHYNCAGCHRHLDAGRTMLQEIVQTIGWNKPRFCAYTGQLFCASCHTNDTAVLPAKVLHHWDFSLYPISQLAKAYLDSIYDQPMLCVSAVNPFLFAKVPALLNIMSIRKKIAAMLPCVQCPFRNSIFRGLGARRYLLDGNDFFALRDLVDLSKGAFAALPVKVQTISNRILLHITEQCLVCYDSGVPCAARQACDDPLALIFPFQEDEATKCGSCGSIFHKQCFRKISICPCGKGAASKGRKIVALEQAVRDDASRPSTQLIQPSSFSSSSGFFSDIISKARPDKLWKPRNSSPVILMGSLPDTST; from the exons ATGGAGCCAGCCCGACGATCCACCGCcgcgtcggacggcggcggcggctcgtcggcggccggatcggacggcgaggacgacagGTACCTCAGCGCCAGCTCCGCGCTCGGCACGCCCAGCTCCCTCGccaccctcctcccctcctccgacCTCTGGGATCACCAGatggacctcctcctcctcgacgacccCGTCGCCGGCTTCCCCAAGGCCCACCAGCTGACCCGCCTCcatccgccgccggagccgccgcggccCGATcctcccgcccccgccgcggccggcgacgccgttctcccgcggccgccggagccggaTCCCACCCAG GTGGACAACCTTGATGACAATCATTTATTTGATGATATGGTTCAAGAGATGGAACATATTCTTCTCAATTCAGGGGAGCCCCATGAAAGTGCATCTTTTACAGATTATCGCGCAAATAATTCTTCCCAAGCTCATCATTTCAGAGATGGAAGCACCACTGCCtctacttctggtacagatgaTGCTTATGTATATCCCCTTCCTCACCATCCTTCAAAAATTGATTGGGTGGAGGTTGTGGGAGCAAAGCAAAGAACAGGAGATGTTTCTTTTGGTGAGCGAATGGTTGGGGTCAGAGAATATACTGTTTATTTGTTAAAAGTCAAGAGCGGAGAAGATGACTGGGAAATTGAGAGGCGGTACCGTGAATTTTATGCTCTATACCAACAACTCAAGCTCTTGTTTGCTGAGAAAGGTTTCAGTCTGCCTCCTGCATGGAGAAACGTTGAAAAAGAATCAAGTAAATTATTTGGGAATGCATCCCCAGACATCGTCAATGAGAGAAGTAGTCTAATTCAAGACTGTTTGTGTTCTTTGCTTGTCTCTAGTTATCCATTTGGAACACCCACTCCTCTGGTTAGTTTTTTGTCACCAGGGAGTCCTGCTTATGAGTATAGCTTGTTAAAAACTCTTATCCCAAGATCTTTGCAAAGGCTAAGCAGTGATTCACATTCCAAAGGCTCAAGCTGCAATGGAACTTCACACAAAGATTCTGCCTCAATGGGCAAGACTATATCACTTGTTGTGGAGGATAGGCCTCGGAAGTCCACTAGACAGTTGTTGGAGTTACAACACTACAATTGTGCTGGATGCCATAGGCATTTGGATGCTGGGCGAACAATGCTGCAAGAAATTGTCCAAACAATCGGATGGAACAAGCCTCGGTTTTGTGCTTACACTGGCCAATTGTTTTGTGCTTCTTGTCACACAAATGATACTGCAGTTCTGCCAGCAAAAGTGCTACACCACTGGGATTTCTCTTTATATCCTATTTCCCAGTTAGCAAAAGCATATTTGGATTCCATCTATGACCAG CCTATGCTCTGTGTAAGTGCTGTCAATCCTTTCCTCTTTGCAAAGGTGCCAGCTCTGCTTAATATTATGAGTATTCGGAAGAAAATAGCAGCTATGCTTCCATGTGTCCAATGTCCTTTCCGGAATTCCATATTTAGAGGACTAGGAGCTCGAAGATACCTTCTTGATGGGAATGACTTCTTTGCGCTCCGTGACCTTGTTGATCTTTCGAAAGGGGCTTTTGCAG CGCTTCCCGTTAAGGTGCAAACAATATCAAATCGGATACTTTTACACATCACAGAACAATGCCTTGTGTGCTACGACTCTGGCGTTCCTTGTGCTGCTCGGCAAGCTTGTGATGATCCGCTAGCACTCATCTTTCCGTTTCAG GAGGATGAAGCTACAAAGTGTGGTTCGTGTGGATCAATCTTCCATAAACAATGCTTCAGGAAAATAAGCATATGTCCTTGCGGTAAGGGTGCTGCCAGCAAAGGCAGGAAAATCGTTGCGCTTGAACAAGCTGTGCGTGACGATGCAAGCAGACCATCAACTCAGTTGATCCAACCCTCATCGTTCTCCTCATCATCTGGTTTTTTCTCCGATATCATCTCAAAGGCTAGGCCAGATAAACTTTGGAAACCAAGAAATAGCAGCCCTGTAATTCTTATGGGTTCTTTGCCAGATACGTCTACATGA